The nucleotide window TGGTGGCGATTGAGCTTGGCTGGTGGTTCGCTGAAGTCGGGAGGCAGCCTTGGATCCTTCGAGGAATCATGAAGGTTGAGGATGCAGCAACGACGAGCGGGCAGGTCGATTTGATGCTGATCTTGTTTGCCGGTTTATACATGATACTGGCAATCGGAAGTACTGTTGTATTAACAAGGATGTTCCGGAAAAACACAGTTGAGCAGGAACTGGCAGACAGGGAACTGGAGAAGGAAGGTGAGTTTCGATGACACTTGAACTAATCGGGATATCGGTCCTCTGGATTTTTCTCTTTGGATATGTCATCGTCGCCTCCATCGATTTCGGGGCAGGTTTTTTCAATGCATATAGTCTTTTCAGAGGAAAGCAGCATATCCTGACAGGGATTATCCAGCGTTATTTATCTCCTGTATGGGAAGTCACGAATGTATTCCTTGTATTTTTCTTCGTGGGAATTGTCGGTTTCTTTCCTAAAACAGCATATTATTACGGAACTATCCTGCTCGTTCCGGCCAGCATCGGAGTGGTGTTGCTAGCAATCCGCGGCGCTTATTATGCGTTCACCACTTACGGCGGATTGAAGCACAAGAGGTATACGTACTTGTACGGACTTACCGGCTTATTCATTCCTGCCTCATTATCAATCGTGCTCACGATTTCAGAAGGAGGGTTTGTGGAAGAGACTCCATCAGGAATTGAATTGGACTACTGGACTCTTTTTACCAGTCCTTTGACATGGAGCATAGTTGTCCTGAGTCTGACCGCTGTTCTATATATATCCGCCGTTTTTTTGACCTGGTATGCGAACAAGGCACAGGATGAACCGGCAACGGAACTCCTAAGGAAATATGCTTTGATTTGGAGTGTGCCGACGATTGTTACCGCAACAGGCATCATCGTTGAACTGAGGGGCCATAACCCTGAGCATTACAGCAGATTAGTTGATTTATGGTGGCTGTTTGCCATATCTCTCATCCTGTTTGTGGGAACAGTGTACCTGATTGGTAATCGCAAGGCATACGGTGTGGCGTTCGGGCTATTGACTGGCCAGTTCCTTATCGCATTTTTTGCCTATGGAGCTTCTCATTACCCGTATCTGTTGTATCCGTTCCTCAGCATATACGACAGCTTTACAAATGATGCGATGGCAATTGCTCTCATCATCGCGTTCATCGCTGGACTGGGACTTCTGCTTCCATCACTGTACTTGCTGCTAAGACTGTTTTTATTTAATAAAGACTATGTCCAGGGGAAAAGGAACGACCACGCATAGGAGGTTTGAAAATGGCTGAATTCACGATGTTTTACGCCCCTTTCATTGTCATTGTTGCATCGATTGCTGCATCATTTTGGCTGGCAGGGAAGGACGAAAAGGTGGAATAAATTTAAAGAGCTGTCATCCTTTGTCTGGATGGCAGCTCTATTTGTTGTTTCGGGAATATTTTGTTGTGAAATAGTGCTCGAGCAGGGCGGTTGCGCTGTTTGTTCTAAGAAAGTTTGCGCCACAATGATGTACTTGTCACTACTGAATCATTCTCAATGATAGCATAAGCAGCATTTGTGATTGCTTCAGGTAAATTTTCACCAGTACCTTTAAATTGATTAAAAGAAGCCTCGGAGACTCCGTTAGAAGAGAAGCTGTAACCTAATTTCTCCAGTCTCTCGACAACCAGCATCGCATGTAAAAGATTCCTTTCCGGCTGGAATTCGGAGTCATTGATGAAGACGCCTTTTTCATAATCGAACCAGCGGTCCCATCTGTTCAGCTTCCATCCTAGAATTCTCCGCGCAATCGCATCTGTTTTAGTCATCCTTCTCCCTCACTCCTAGTTATTGTTATATAACAGATTATTTAATTAAATTATATTGCATAACAGATACAATTTGCAATGATAATAGAATTGAATTCTTTTATTTATTTTAACAAATTGAGCACCTTTTAGCTCGGGGTGACAAACATGAATGAAAAACTGAAGGTCTAGTGGCTAGCAGTTTTATATTTTTTTGTCGCAGATTAAGTTCCAATATTTTACATTCTATATCCATTGGGATAATGTTTACCAGTTTTCAGTTAGGCTATAAGCAAATAAGAGTTCAAAAGGAAGGAGTGGCAACATGAAGAACAGAAACTTAATTCTTTCATTCACATTGGGGACAGGTCTTTTGCTTGCCGGTTGCGGAGCCGATGAAGATCCACCGCCGGAAGAGGAACCGGTGATGGAACAGGATGAACAAGCTCCTCCTGAACCAGATGGAACACACGAATTACCTGATGAACCAAGGGAAGGTACCACCGAGAATGACGAGGAATTAACCGAAGAAGAACAGCGTATCATCGAGGAGTCTACTGAAGAATAACGAAGTAAGAACCTTAGAACCGTTTTGGTACTAAGGTTTTTTTACCATTGAATAGTCATGATGTTTTATTTCCCATCACTATCTGATTTATCATCATCTAGTTTGAAATCTTCATCTTCCACATCATTTTCCGTATCCTCGACAGGCGGTTCAT belongs to Mesobacillus subterraneus and includes:
- a CDS encoding BC1872 family protein; translation: MTKTDAIARRILGWKLNRWDRWFDYEKGVFINDSEFQPERNLLHAMLVVERLEKLGYSFSSNGVSEASFNQFKGTGENLPEAITNAAYAIIENDSVVTSTSLWRKLS
- the cydS gene encoding cytochrome bd oxidase small subunit CydS, encoding MAEFTMFYAPFIVIVASIAASFWLAGKDEKVE
- a CDS encoding cytochrome d ubiquinol oxidase subunit II produces the protein MTLELIGISVLWIFLFGYVIVASIDFGAGFFNAYSLFRGKQHILTGIIQRYLSPVWEVTNVFLVFFFVGIVGFFPKTAYYYGTILLVPASIGVVLLAIRGAYYAFTTYGGLKHKRYTYLYGLTGLFIPASLSIVLTISEGGFVEETPSGIELDYWTLFTSPLTWSIVVLSLTAVLYISAVFLTWYANKAQDEPATELLRKYALIWSVPTIVTATGIIVELRGHNPEHYSRLVDLWWLFAISLILFVGTVYLIGNRKAYGVAFGLLTGQFLIAFFAYGASHYPYLLYPFLSIYDSFTNDAMAIALIIAFIAGLGLLLPSLYLLLRLFLFNKDYVQGKRNDHA